A genomic region of Streptomyces rimosus contains the following coding sequences:
- a CDS encoding NCS2 family permease, with protein sequence MSPSAPTPVDAVQSPGPQPPKNGLDRFFKISERGSTVSRELRGGLATFFAMAYIVVLNPIILGAGQDKFGHHLDNGQLVTATALMAGLSTLLMGVIGNVPIAVAAGLGINAVVSLQLAPKMSWPDAMGMVVLAGLVLMILVASGLRQRVMDAIPNGLRRAIAIGIGLFISLVGLVDAGFVTRNPDAAHTTVPLALGQGGQLQGWPVLVFVVGLALMFVLTVRKTKGAILIGMVVMAVVAIIINAVAEIPDASWGLAVPNVPDSLVGAPDFGLIGQISLFGGFKEVGLLTGCLFVFTVLLSGFFDAMGTIIGVGEEAGLTDENGSLPGMGRILMVDGIAVAAGGVGSASANTCFVESTAGVGEGARTGLANVVTGGLFLLALVFTPLATVVPSQAATPALLVVGFLIMSANVREIDWSDFTVAVPAFLTIISMPFTYSITNGIGMGVLAFILLRTATGRFKEIPWLLNAVGLAFLVYFLLNPIEQVLGVR encoded by the coding sequence AGAACGGTCTCGACCGGTTCTTCAAGATCTCCGAGCGGGGATCGACGGTCTCCCGCGAGCTGCGCGGCGGTCTCGCCACCTTCTTCGCCATGGCGTACATCGTCGTGCTGAACCCGATCATCCTCGGCGCCGGCCAGGACAAGTTCGGGCACCACCTCGACAACGGCCAGCTGGTCACCGCCACCGCCCTGATGGCGGGCCTGTCCACGCTCCTGATGGGCGTCATCGGCAATGTGCCGATCGCCGTCGCCGCCGGCCTCGGCATCAACGCCGTCGTCTCCCTCCAGCTCGCCCCCAAGATGAGCTGGCCGGACGCGATGGGCATGGTCGTACTGGCCGGGCTGGTGCTGATGATCCTGGTCGCCTCCGGCCTGCGGCAGCGGGTCATGGACGCCATCCCGAACGGGCTGCGGCGCGCCATCGCGATCGGCATCGGCCTGTTCATCTCGCTGGTCGGCCTGGTGGACGCGGGCTTCGTCACCCGTAACCCGGACGCCGCGCACACCACCGTGCCGCTGGCGCTGGGCCAGGGCGGCCAGCTCCAGGGCTGGCCGGTGCTGGTCTTCGTCGTCGGCCTGGCGCTGATGTTCGTGCTGACCGTGCGGAAGACCAAGGGCGCGATCCTGATCGGCATGGTCGTGATGGCGGTCGTCGCGATCATCATCAACGCCGTCGCCGAGATCCCCGACGCGAGCTGGGGCCTGGCCGTGCCGAACGTGCCGGACAGCCTCGTCGGCGCCCCCGACTTCGGCCTGATCGGCCAGATCAGCCTGTTCGGCGGCTTCAAGGAGGTCGGCCTGCTGACCGGCTGCCTCTTCGTCTTCACCGTGCTGCTGTCCGGCTTCTTCGACGCGATGGGCACGATCATCGGCGTCGGCGAGGAGGCCGGGCTGACCGACGAGAACGGCAGCCTGCCCGGCATGGGCCGCATCCTGATGGTGGACGGCATCGCGGTCGCGGCCGGCGGCGTCGGCTCGGCCTCGGCCAACACCTGCTTCGTGGAGTCCACCGCGGGCGTCGGCGAGGGGGCCCGTACGGGCCTGGCGAACGTGGTGACCGGCGGGCTCTTCCTGCTGGCGCTGGTCTTCACGCCGCTGGCGACGGTCGTGCCGTCGCAGGCCGCGACGCCCGCCCTGCTGGTCGTCGGCTTCCTGATCATGTCGGCCAACGTCCGGGAGATCGACTGGAGCGACTTCACCGTCGCCGTCCCGGCGTTCCTGACGATCATCTCGATGCCGTTCACCTACAGCATCACCAACGGCATCGGCATGGGCGTGCTGGCCTTCATCCTGCTGCGGACGGCGACCGGCCGCTTCAAGGAGATCCCCTGGCTGCTGAACGCGGTGGGGCTGGCCTTCCTCGTCTACTTCCTGCTCAATCCGATCGAGCAGGTGCTGGGCGTCA